In one window of Azospirillaceae bacterium DNA:
- a CDS encoding TIGR02444 family protein: protein MSGAGGLDIWTFALAVYARPGVEAACLHLQDRRGLDVCVVLFALWAGSVCGARLTPAEMGRLAADARRWQDEVVGPLRTVRRRLKAGPPPAPSPATERLRTGLKALEVDAERLVLDRLAGLSGLAPDGGGGAGRVRTADAVRANLTLLLPDSGADDRAALETLVAATTA, encoded by the coding sequence ATGAGCGGGGCGGGGGGGCTGGACATCTGGACCTTCGCCCTTGCGGTCTATGCCCGCCCCGGCGTGGAGGCCGCCTGCCTGCATCTCCAGGACCGGCGCGGCCTGGACGTGTGCGTTGTGCTGTTCGCCCTGTGGGCGGGCAGTGTCTGCGGCGCACGGCTGACGCCGGCCGAGATGGGGCGGCTGGCGGCCGACGCGCGGCGTTGGCAGGACGAGGTGGTTGGGCCGTTGCGCACGGTGCGCCGCCGCCTGAAAGCCGGGCCGCCTCCCGCCCCCTCGCCGGCCACCGAGCGGTTGCGAACGGGGCTCAAGGCGCTTGAGGTCGATGCGGAACGGCTGGTCCTGGACCGGCTGGCCGGACTTTCGGGGTTGGCTCCAGATGGGGGAGGTGGGGCAGGACGTGTGCGGACAGCCGATGCCGTCCGGGCGAATCTGACCCTTCTTCTGCCCGATTCCGGTGCCGACGACCGGGCCGCGTTGGAAACCCTGGTGGCAGCAACCACCGCCTGA
- a CDS encoding 5-(carboxyamino)imidazole ribonucleotide synthase: MTGTPAALPPGSTLGMLGGGQLGRMAALAAARLGYRVHVFTPESESPAAEVCAAETVAGFDDFDALARFADSVDAVTLEWENVPVSALEFLAERVPVRPGAGVLAVTQDRIAEKAFANRLGIATAPWREARNADELATALAALERPCIVKTARMGYDGKGQVRLDPGGDPVAAWARIGNPDKAIVEGVVDFRCEVSVVLARGADGTVAAYPPVENRHEHHILAETVAPATIDADTAAVAGSAARTLAEALDLVGVLAVEFFVLRDGGVVMNEMAPRPHNSGHWTIDACPASQFEQQVRAACGLPLGDPTPHFAARMRNLLGDEAGRWADILADSGARLHLYGKREARPGRKMGHVTHLTGRWPGI; this comes from the coding sequence GTGACCGGCACCCCGGCAGCCCTGCCGCCCGGCTCGACGCTGGGCATGCTCGGGGGCGGGCAGTTGGGCCGCATGGCGGCCCTGGCCGCGGCGCGCCTGGGATACCGCGTCCACGTCTTCACCCCCGAATCCGAGAGCCCGGCGGCGGAGGTCTGCGCCGCGGAAACGGTGGCAGGGTTCGACGATTTCGACGCGCTCGCCCGTTTCGCCGACTCGGTGGATGCGGTGACGCTCGAATGGGAAAACGTGCCGGTGTCGGCACTGGAATTCCTCGCCGAACGCGTCCCCGTCCGCCCCGGTGCCGGTGTATTGGCCGTCACGCAGGACCGAATCGCGGAAAAAGCCTTCGCCAACCGGCTGGGCATCGCAACGGCACCTTGGCGCGAGGCCCGCAACGCCGACGAGTTGGCGACCGCCCTGGCGGCGTTGGAGCGGCCCTGCATCGTCAAGACCGCGCGCATGGGCTACGACGGCAAGGGGCAGGTCCGCCTGGATCCCGGCGGCGACCCGGTGGCCGCGTGGGCACGCATCGGCAATCCGGACAAGGCCATCGTCGAGGGTGTCGTCGACTTCCGGTGCGAGGTCTCGGTGGTGCTGGCCCGCGGCGCGGACGGGACCGTTGCCGCCTATCCGCCGGTCGAAAACCGGCACGAGCACCACATCCTGGCCGAAACCGTGGCCCCGGCCACCATCGACGCGGACACCGCGGCCGTCGCGGGTTCCGCCGCGCGGACCCTCGCCGAGGCGCTGGACCTGGTGGGCGTTTTGGCGGTGGAGTTCTTTGTTCTCCGGGACGGTGGGGTGGTCATGAACGAAATGGCCCCCCGGCCCCACAATTCCGGTCACTGGACCATCGACGCCTGCCCGGCCAGCCAGTTCGAACAGCAGGTGCGTGCCGCTTGCGGGTTGCCGCTCGGCGACCCCACGCCCCATTTCGCGGCGCGCATGCGCAACCTGCTGGGGGACGAGGCCGGACGCTGGGCCGATATCCTGGCCGACTCGGGGGCACGCCTCCACCTGTACGGCAAGCGCGAAGCGCGGCCGGGGCGCAAGATGGGGCATGTGACGCACCTGACCGGCCGATGGCCGGGCATCTAG
- a CDS encoding ATP-dependent 6-phosphofructokinase: MSGEKRIGILTSGGDCAGLNAAIRAVVHRAVLTYGWQVIGLVEGTQGLLSRPVRYQVLTLDMVNQQMMRQGGTILGTTNKGNPFAYPMPDGSLKDRTAEIVGGYRELGLDALIGIGGDGSLAILRKLAAAGGWNLIGIPKTIDNDVGHTEIAIGFDTAVAIAAEALDRLQPTAASHHRVMVLEVMGRDAGHIALSAGIAGGADVILIPEIPCSMEKVAAKIREVRQRGRNFALVVVSEAVNSGEGGAIMKEFADGQKRYGGIGNYVGHRISELTGAETRVTVLGHVQRGGMPSARDRTIAAAFGVHAVDLVAQGRFDRMVAWQNREVVDVPMDQAIATYQAVDPDGALVRTARALGISLGD; the protein is encoded by the coding sequence ATGTCCGGCGAGAAGCGGATCGGCATCCTCACCAGCGGCGGCGACTGCGCCGGCTTGAATGCGGCCATCAGGGCGGTGGTGCACCGCGCGGTCCTGACCTACGGCTGGCAGGTCATCGGCCTCGTCGAAGGCACGCAGGGCCTGCTGTCCCGCCCGGTGCGCTACCAGGTGCTGACGCTGGACATGGTCAACCAGCAGATGATGCGCCAGGGCGGCACCATCCTGGGCACGACGAACAAGGGCAATCCGTTCGCCTATCCCATGCCCGACGGCAGCTTGAAGGACCGGACGGCGGAGATCGTCGGCGGCTACCGCGAGCTGGGGCTGGACGCGCTGATCGGCATCGGCGGCGACGGCTCGCTGGCGATCCTGCGCAAGCTGGCGGCGGCCGGCGGCTGGAACCTGATCGGCATTCCCAAGACCATCGACAACGATGTCGGCCACACCGAGATCGCGATCGGCTTCGACACCGCTGTCGCCATCGCGGCCGAGGCGCTGGACCGGTTGCAGCCGACGGCGGCCAGCCATCACCGCGTGATGGTGCTGGAGGTGATGGGCCGCGACGCCGGGCATATCGCGCTGTCGGCCGGCATCGCCGGCGGGGCCGACGTGATCCTGATCCCCGAGATCCCCTGCTCGATGGAGAAGGTCGCGGCGAAGATCCGCGAGGTGCGCCAGCGTGGTCGGAACTTCGCCCTGGTGGTCGTGTCCGAGGCGGTGAATTCCGGCGAGGGCGGCGCCATCATGAAGGAGTTCGCCGACGGCCAGAAGCGCTACGGCGGTATCGGCAACTATGTCGGCCACCGCATCTCCGAGCTGACCGGCGCGGAAACCCGGGTGACCGTGCTCGGCCACGTCCAGCGCGGCGGCATGCCGAGCGCGCGCGACCGCACCATCGCCGCGGCGTTCGGTGTCCATGCGGTGGATCTGGTCGCCCAGGGACGCTTCGACCGCATGGTCGCCTGGCAGAACCGCGAGGTGGTGGACGTTCCGATGGACCAGGCCATCGCCACCTACCAGGCCGTCGATCCGGATGGGGCCCTGGTTCGGACCGCACGCGCGCTCGGCATCAGCCTGGGCGATTGA
- a CDS encoding calcium-binding protein: MYAGGDGYDRLYVDAQERTGPRPFPVTTFYLKDSHNIEALYGSLGDDRLDVGTSYGVHAGAGSGNDYIHGGSGNDTLFGESGNDHVSGGLGDDEVWGNNGDDYLLGGTGNDTLFGNEGADLLADDEGSNVFWGGAGDDVFGFNRWHETNTVMDFEGAGVAGGDLISVFRPGVEQLTFEYFIDNHVAQVGNDTHLVFNSSVMVLVGVDKSTLGADDLVFL, translated from the coding sequence GTGTACGCCGGCGGCGACGGCTACGACCGGCTGTACGTGGACGCCCAGGAGCGCACGGGGCCCAGGCCGTTTCCGGTGACCACGTTCTACCTCAAGGACAGCCACAACATCGAAGCCCTGTACGGCAGCCTGGGCGACGACCGGTTGGACGTGGGGACCAGCTACGGTGTCCACGCCGGGGCCGGCTCCGGCAACGACTACATCCACGGCGGCTCGGGTAACGATACCCTATTCGGCGAGTCCGGCAACGACCACGTCTCCGGCGGCCTCGGCGACGACGAGGTCTGGGGCAACAACGGTGACGACTATCTCCTCGGCGGCACCGGCAACGACACGCTGTTCGGCAACGAAGGCGCCGACCTCCTGGCCGACGACGAGGGCAGCAACGTCTTCTGGGGCGGCGCCGGCGACGACGTGTTCGGCTTCAACCGCTGGCACGAGACCAACACGGTCATGGACTTCGAAGGGGCGGGCGTGGCTGGTGGCGACCTGATCAGCGTCTTCCGCCCCGGCGTGGAGCAGCTCACCTTCGAGTACTTCATCGACAACCACGTGGCGCAGGTCGGCAACGACACGCATCTGGTGTTCAACAGCAGCGTGATGGTGCTGGTCGGCGTCGACAAGAGCACCCTGGGCGCGGACGACCTCGTGTTCCTCTGA
- a CDS encoding ABC transporter substrate-binding protein, translating to MKLLRAALTAASLSALSAAAFAATPQDALVVAKNIDDIVSLDPAQAYEFTSGEVVNNVYDRLVQYDATDVQKMVGGLAESWEVSEDGRTITFKLRPRVTFQSGNPVRPEDVVFSFLRVVKLNKAPAFTLTQLGWTPDNMEQMVKPVGADRVSITVKADLSPDFVLNVMASRTASVVDEKTVRRNEANGDLGNAWLNTNSAGTGPFSLRSYRPAEAVTLAANANYFNGAPKIRSVVMRHVPEPATQRLMLEARDVDIARNLSPEQVRGIGEGKGVKIGVYPQAAVHFLSLNQKTEVLRNPKVWEAARHLVDYEGMANSFLKGQMKVHQAFWPEGFPGAVTDTPYKLDVAKAKALLAEAGLANGFTVTLDVINSPPFNEIAQSLQGTFAQAGIKLELVPGTGSQVITKYRARTHQAMLLYWGPDFMDPHSNAKAFSYNVDNSDGAYQSTTTWRNAWLPPEAVSRKTMAALAERDPAKRIQMYQELQREVQKESPIVIMFQAVSQVALRDNVDGYVNGATSDQVYYRLVNKR from the coding sequence ATGAAACTGCTTCGGGCCGCGCTGACCGCGGCGAGCCTTTCGGCGTTGTCCGCCGCCGCGTTCGCCGCCACGCCGCAGGACGCCCTGGTCGTTGCCAAGAACATCGACGACATCGTCAGCCTGGATCCCGCACAGGCCTACGAGTTCACCTCGGGCGAAGTGGTCAACAACGTCTACGACCGGTTGGTCCAGTACGATGCCACCGATGTGCAGAAGATGGTCGGCGGCCTGGCGGAAAGCTGGGAGGTTTCGGAGGACGGCCGTACGATCACCTTCAAGCTGCGCCCCCGTGTGACCTTCCAATCCGGCAATCCGGTGCGGCCCGAGGACGTGGTCTTCTCATTCCTGCGGGTGGTGAAGCTGAACAAGGCGCCCGCCTTCACGCTGACCCAGTTGGGCTGGACGCCCGACAATATGGAACAGATGGTCAAGCCGGTCGGAGCAGACCGGGTGTCCATCACGGTGAAGGCCGACCTGTCGCCCGACTTCGTCCTGAACGTCATGGCCTCGCGCACCGCCTCCGTGGTGGATGAGAAGACCGTGCGCCGGAACGAGGCGAACGGCGATCTGGGCAATGCCTGGCTGAACACCAATTCCGCGGGGACGGGGCCGTTCTCGCTGCGCAGCTACCGCCCGGCCGAGGCGGTGACGCTGGCGGCGAACGCCAATTACTTCAACGGCGCACCCAAGATCCGCTCCGTCGTGATGCGCCATGTGCCGGAACCGGCCACCCAGCGCCTGATGCTGGAGGCACGGGACGTGGACATCGCCCGCAATCTGTCGCCGGAGCAGGTGCGCGGCATCGGTGAGGGCAAGGGCGTCAAAATCGGGGTCTATCCGCAGGCCGCCGTGCATTTTCTCAGCCTGAACCAGAAGACCGAGGTCCTGCGGAATCCCAAGGTGTGGGAGGCGGCCCGCCATCTCGTGGACTACGAGGGAATGGCCAACTCCTTCCTCAAGGGGCAGATGAAGGTCCATCAGGCGTTCTGGCCCGAAGGTTTCCCCGGCGCGGTCACCGACACCCCGTACAAGCTGGACGTGGCGAAGGCCAAGGCGCTGCTGGCCGAAGCGGGCTTGGCCAACGGGTTCACCGTCACCCTGGACGTGATCAACAGCCCGCCGTTCAACGAGATCGCCCAGTCGCTCCAGGGCACCTTCGCCCAGGCCGGCATCAAGCTGGAGCTGGTGCCCGGCACCGGCAGCCAGGTCATCACCAAGTACCGGGCGCGCACCCATCAGGCGATGCTGCTGTATTGGGGCCCGGACTTCATGGATCCGCATTCGAACGCCAAGGCGTTCTCGTACAACGTCGACAATTCCGACGGCGCGTACCAGAGCACCACGACCTGGCGCAACGCCTGGCTGCCCCCGGAAGCCGTGAGCAGGAAGACCATGGCCGCACTGGCGGAGCGGGACCCGGCCAAGCGGATCCAGATGTATCAGGAACTCCAGCGCGAGGTGCAGAAGGAGTCCCCGATCGTCATCATGTTCCAGGCCGTCAGCCAGGTCGCCCTGCGTGACAACGTGGACGGCTACGTGAACGGCGCAACCTCGGACCAGGTGTATTACCGCCTGGTCAATAAGCGCTGA
- a CDS encoding MFS transporter: protein MAGHLGFAGIRAALGQRNFAIYTAGNAVSLVGTWMQRIAIGWLAWELTGSGFWLGLVAFADLFPAVILGPLAGAVSDRFDRLRVAKTTQVLACIQAVSLAVLTHAGVVTIGHLVGLTFLLGTVTAFAQPARLALVPSLVGRDRVAAAIAINAIVFNSARFVGPAAAGAAILGGGVELAFLANAVSFVVAFASLHWVRLVEERPARKPQGLLHDMRDGIAYTVRHPGIGPVLLMFLTSTLLVRPVVELLPGFASAVFDRGAEGLAVLSAAVGTGSIVAGLHLAGRAGTEGLVRLTLLGHAGASLALLAFTATDALWPGALCVAIYGLFVASSGIGTQTLVQVAVEPGMRGRVISLYGMILRGGPAIGALAMGSASEWFGLGPPVAVGAVATLLVALVALRGRKRLAAVLEAPGAASG from the coding sequence ATGGCCGGGCATCTAGGCTTCGCCGGAATCCGCGCAGCGCTGGGCCAGCGCAACTTCGCCATCTACACGGCCGGCAATGCCGTCTCGCTGGTCGGCACGTGGATGCAGCGGATCGCCATCGGCTGGTTGGCGTGGGAACTCACCGGCTCCGGTTTCTGGCTGGGGCTGGTGGCTTTTGCCGACCTGTTCCCCGCTGTCATCCTCGGCCCGCTCGCCGGTGCCGTATCGGACCGGTTCGACCGGTTACGGGTGGCGAAGACCACGCAGGTCCTGGCCTGCATCCAGGCCGTGTCCCTTGCGGTCCTCACCCATGCCGGTGTCGTCACCATCGGACACCTGGTGGGCCTTACCTTCCTGCTGGGGACTGTCACCGCCTTCGCCCAGCCCGCCCGTCTGGCGCTCGTGCCGAGCCTGGTGGGGCGCGACCGCGTGGCGGCCGCCATCGCCATCAATGCCATCGTGTTCAACTCGGCCCGGTTCGTGGGGCCCGCGGCGGCCGGTGCGGCCATTCTCGGCGGCGGCGTGGAACTCGCGTTCCTGGCGAACGCCGTCAGCTTCGTCGTCGCCTTCGCCTCGCTGCACTGGGTCCGCCTCGTCGAGGAGCGGCCCGCCCGCAAGCCGCAGGGGCTGCTGCACGACATGCGCGACGGGATCGCCTACACCGTGCGACACCCGGGCATCGGTCCGGTCCTGCTGATGTTCCTGACCAGTACGCTGCTGGTCCGGCCTGTGGTGGAACTGCTACCGGGCTTTGCCTCGGCCGTCTTCGACCGCGGGGCGGAGGGGCTGGCGGTGCTGAGCGCCGCCGTGGGCACCGGCTCGATCGTCGCCGGCCTGCATCTGGCCGGCCGTGCCGGGACGGAGGGGCTGGTGCGGCTGACGCTGCTGGGCCATGCCGGCGCTTCGTTGGCGTTGCTGGCTTTCACCGCCACGGATGCGCTTTGGCCGGGCGCCCTGTGCGTGGCCATCTACGGTCTGTTCGTCGCCTCCAGCGGCATTGGCACCCAAACGCTGGTGCAGGTCGCGGTCGAACCCGGCATGCGTGGGCGGGTCATCAGCCTTTACGGGATGATTCTGCGGGGCGGCCCGGCGATCGGCGCCCTTGCCATGGGGTCCGCATCGGAATGGTTCGGTCTGGGCCCACCCGTCGCCGTCGGCGCGGTCGCAACGCTTCTGGTCGCCCTCGTCGCCCTGCGCGGGCGCAAGCGCCTGGCCGCGGTTCTGGAGGCTCCCGGGGCGGCCAGCGGCTGA
- a CDS encoding class I fructose-bisphosphate aldolase: MKLTRRVKEILSWYESDNPGTKANLARMLMEGRLGGTGKMIILPVDQGFEHGPARSFAPNPAAYDPHYHYQLAVDAGLNAYAAPLGPLEAGASTFAGSIPLILKMNSANSLARAKEDADQAVTASVSDALRLGCSAIGFTIYPGSDQAYDQYEELRELAEEAKAVGLAVVTWAYPRGGDISKDGETAIDIVAYAAHMACLLGSHIIKVKLPSAHLENAEAKKVYQSKEIPIATQADRVRHVVQSCFNGRRIVVFSGGAAKGEDSVIEDAKAIYEGGGNGSIIGRNAFQRSREDALNLLDALVRVYQGKA, from the coding sequence ATGAAGCTGACCCGGCGCGTGAAGGAAATCCTGTCCTGGTACGAGAGCGACAACCCCGGCACCAAGGCGAACCTCGCCCGCATGCTGATGGAAGGGCGCCTCGGCGGCACCGGCAAGATGATCATCCTGCCCGTCGACCAGGGCTTCGAGCACGGCCCGGCGCGTAGCTTCGCCCCGAACCCGGCGGCCTACGACCCGCACTACCATTACCAGTTGGCGGTCGACGCCGGCCTGAACGCCTATGCGGCCCCGCTCGGTCCGCTCGAGGCCGGTGCCTCGACCTTTGCCGGCTCGATCCCGCTGATCCTGAAGATGAACAGCGCCAACAGCCTGGCGCGGGCCAAGGAGGATGCGGACCAGGCGGTGACCGCCAGCGTGTCCGACGCCCTGCGCCTGGGCTGCTCGGCTATCGGCTTCACCATCTATCCCGGCTCCGATCAGGCGTACGACCAGTACGAGGAATTGCGCGAGCTGGCCGAGGAGGCGAAGGCCGTCGGCCTTGCGGTCGTGACGTGGGCCTACCCGCGTGGCGGCGACATCTCCAAGGACGGCGAGACCGCCATCGACATCGTCGCCTACGCCGCGCACATGGCGTGCCTGCTCGGCTCGCACATCATCAAGGTGAAGCTGCCCAGCGCGCACCTTGAGAACGCCGAGGCCAAGAAGGTCTACCAGAGCAAGGAAATCCCGATCGCCACCCAGGCCGACCGGGTCCGCCACGTGGTGCAGAGCTGCTTCAACGGCCGCCGCATCGTCGTGTTCTCGGGCGGCGCGGCCAAGGGCGAGGACAGCGTGATCGAGGACGCCAAGGCGATCTACGAGGGTGGCGGCAACGGCTCGATCATCGGCCGCAACGCCTTCCAGCGCTCCCGCGAGGATGCGTTGAACCTGCTGGACGCGCTCGTGCGCGTCTACCAGGGCAAGGCTTGA
- a CDS encoding thiamine phosphate synthase yields MTGTLATDCRLYLVTPPRFDPAAFRDHLAAALDAGDVACVQLRLTDATDDQIRRAIDTLRPVVQDRDVAFLLCGRPDLAAATGCDGVHVEQGGAAQRDARRIVGADRIVGVSCRTSRHEAMTAGEDGADYVSFGPFFPSATVPDVTDYAAAELVAWWAELFEIPSVAIGGITPATCGPLVAAGTDFLAAASSVWDHPDGPAAAVRAFNTAIENARG; encoded by the coding sequence TTGACCGGCACCTTGGCCACCGACTGCCGCCTTTATCTCGTGACGCCGCCGCGGTTCGACCCGGCGGCGTTCCGGGATCATCTGGCCGCCGCACTGGACGCGGGCGATGTCGCCTGCGTCCAGTTGCGTTTGACGGACGCGACCGACGACCAAATCCGTCGGGCGATCGACACCCTGCGTCCGGTCGTGCAGGACCGCGACGTGGCGTTCCTGCTGTGTGGCCGGCCGGATCTGGCGGCGGCCACCGGCTGCGACGGCGTGCATGTGGAACAGGGCGGCGCCGCCCAGCGCGATGCCCGCCGGATCGTGGGGGCGGATCGCATCGTGGGCGTGTCCTGCCGCACCAGCCGGCACGAGGCCATGACGGCCGGCGAGGACGGTGCCGACTACGTCTCCTTCGGCCCGTTCTTCCCGAGTGCCACGGTTCCCGACGTCACCGACTACGCCGCGGCCGAACTGGTTGCGTGGTGGGCGGAGCTGTTCGAAATCCCGTCCGTGGCCATTGGCGGCATCACGCCCGCCACCTGCGGCCCCTTGGTCGCCGCCGGTACCGATTTCCTGGCGGCCGCCTCTTCCGTGTGGGACCACCCCGACGGCCCGGCCGCCGCGGTGCGCGCCTTCAATACGGCGATCGAGAACGCCCGGGGCTGA
- the purE gene encoding 5-(carboxyamino)imidazole ribonucleotide mutase, whose protein sequence is MNATSSRTPGIPSPPGAPLVGVIMGSQSDWATMRNTCAVLAELGVPFEARIISAHRTPQRLYEYAAAARGRGLKVIAAGAGGAAHLPGMVASMTTLPVLGVPVESKALSGMDSLLSIVQMPGGIPVGTLAIGKAGAVNAGLMAASIVALGDPDLAARLEAWRAKQTDMVALEPEDEP, encoded by the coding sequence ATGAACGCCACCTCCTCCCGGACGCCGGGCATCCCGTCGCCGCCGGGCGCCCCGCTCGTCGGGGTCATCATGGGCAGCCAGTCCGACTGGGCCACCATGCGCAACACCTGTGCCGTCCTGGCCGAACTGGGTGTGCCGTTCGAGGCCCGCATCATCTCCGCCCACCGCACGCCGCAGCGCCTCTACGAATACGCGGCCGCCGCGCGCGGCCGGGGGCTCAAGGTGATCGCGGCGGGCGCCGGGGGGGCTGCGCACCTTCCGGGCATGGTGGCGTCGATGACCACCCTGCCCGTCCTCGGCGTGCCGGTGGAAAGCAAGGCCCTGTCCGGGATGGACAGCCTTCTGTCCATCGTCCAGATGCCGGGCGGCATTCCCGTGGGAACGCTCGCAATTGGCAAGGCCGGGGCGGTCAACGCCGGCCTGATGGCGGCCTCGATCGTCGCCTTGGGGGATCCCGACCTTGCCGCCCGCCTGGAAGCCTGGCGGGCCAAGCAGACCGACATGGTGGCCCTGGAACCGGAGGACGAGCCGTGA
- a CDS encoding DUF465 domain-containing protein, translated as MSEQDLLRAKLEELTVEHRDLDDVIARLTEQGPLDQLQLQRLKKRKLALKDQMQKLQSRLLPDIIA; from the coding sequence ATGAGCGAACAGGATTTGCTTCGCGCCAAGCTTGAGGAACTGACGGTCGAACACCGCGACCTCGACGACGTGATCGCGCGCCTGACCGAACAGGGGCCGCTCGACCAGTTGCAACTGCAACGGTTGAAGAAGCGCAAACTGGCGCTGAAGGACCAGATGCAGAAGCTGCAATCCCGCCTGCTACCGGACATCATCGCATGA